The following proteins are co-located in the Flavobacterium sp. CECT 9288 genome:
- the pyrF gene encoding orotidine-5'-phosphate decarboxylase, with the protein MTTQQLIDQIRIKKSFLCVGLDVDLGKIPKHLLTLEDPIFEFNKAIIDATHDLVVSYKPNTAFYEAYGLKGWTSLQKTIEYINENYPDIFTIADAKRGDIGNTSTMYAKAFFEDLKFDSVTVAPYMGKDSVEPFLAFENKHTIMLALTSNEGAFDFQTLQTNQQELYKQVLETSKTWKNSSNLMYVVGATKAEYFTEVRKIVPDSFLLVPGVGAQGGSLSEVCKYGMNDSIGLLINSSRGIIYASNGIDFAQTAREEALKIQQEMNAILDAKL; encoded by the coding sequence ATGACAACACAGCAATTAATCGATCAAATTAGAATTAAAAAATCATTCCTTTGCGTAGGGCTTGATGTAGATTTAGGTAAAATTCCAAAACATTTACTCACTCTTGAAGATCCTATTTTTGAGTTCAACAAAGCCATTATTGATGCAACTCATGATTTAGTAGTGTCTTACAAGCCAAATACAGCTTTTTATGAGGCTTATGGTTTAAAGGGTTGGACTTCATTACAAAAAACGATTGAATACATTAATGAAAATTATCCCGATATTTTTACAATTGCAGATGCAAAACGCGGTGATATAGGAAATACGTCTACGATGTATGCAAAGGCTTTTTTTGAAGACTTAAAATTTGATAGCGTAACCGTTGCGCCGTATATGGGGAAAGATTCTGTTGAACCATTTCTAGCTTTTGAAAATAAGCATACTATAATGTTAGCACTTACGTCAAATGAGGGTGCGTTTGATTTTCAAACGCTACAAACAAACCAGCAAGAATTGTACAAGCAGGTACTGGAAACTTCAAAAACTTGGAAAAACAGTTCTAATTTAATGTATGTAGTAGGCGCTACAAAAGCCGAATATTTTACTGAAGTTAGAAAGATTGTGCCGGATAGTTTTTTGCTCGTTCCTGGAGTTGGTGCGCAGGGCGGAAGTCTCTCTGAGGTATGCAAATACGGAATGAATGACTCCATTGGACTACTCATTAACTCTTCTCGAGGGATAATTTATGCATCAAATGGAATTGATTTTGCTCAAACAGCACGCGAGGAAGCTTTAAAAATACAACAAGAGATGAATGCAATTCTTGATGCAAAGTTGTAA
- a CDS encoding ABC transporter substrate-binding protein: MKTYIDQLGRSHTFESSPKRIVSLVPSQTELLYDLGLEEKIVGITKFCVHPYHFKSTKKSVGGTKKVHYEKIRLLEPDIIICNKEENTQEMVAELQKIAPVWVTDIISIEDNIQMIKDFGQLFNCRTESQKWTDKLNFAWSDFKKFIADKPVLKVAYFIWKNPYMVAGSGTFIDELLQLNHFENIYADRERYPEVDITKIRSEGDPQLVFLSSEPFPFTEEHAFEIGIHTHHGKTIFVDGEMFSWHGSRLVKAFDYFKKIHNSIATV, from the coding sequence ATGAAAACATACATTGACCAACTTGGTCGTTCCCATACGTTTGAGTCATCTCCAAAACGCATTGTTTCATTAGTTCCATCTCAAACAGAACTGCTGTATGATTTAGGTCTTGAGGAGAAAATAGTCGGTATTACTAAGTTTTGCGTGCATCCCTATCATTTCAAATCGACTAAGAAATCAGTAGGAGGTACTAAAAAAGTGCATTATGAAAAAATCCGATTGCTGGAGCCGGATATTATCATTTGCAATAAAGAGGAAAACACACAAGAAATGGTAGCCGAGTTGCAAAAAATTGCTCCTGTTTGGGTGACAGATATCATTAGCATTGAGGATAATATCCAAATGATTAAAGATTTTGGACAGCTGTTTAACTGCCGTACCGAATCTCAAAAATGGACTGACAAATTGAATTTTGCCTGGAGCGATTTTAAAAAATTCATAGCTGATAAACCCGTTTTAAAAGTGGCCTATTTTATATGGAAAAACCCTTATATGGTAGCAGGTTCGGGGACTTTTATTGATGAATTATTACAATTAAATCACTTTGAAAATATATACGCAGACAGAGAGCGATACCCTGAAGTTGATATTACAAAAATACGCTCTGAGGGTGATCCCCAACTTGTTTTTCTGTCTTCGGAGCCGTTTCCTTTTACGGAGGAGCATGCTTTTGAAATCGGAATTCACACGCATCACGGCAAAACAATTTTTGTTGATGGCGAAATGTTTTCATGGCATGGAAGCAGATTAGTCAAAGCTTTTGATTATTTCAAAAAAATCCATAATTCAATAGCAACAGTATAG
- the purU gene encoding formyltetrahydrofolate deformylase, producing MQKITILIHCPDQKAIIASVTNYIAAIDGNIVYLDQHVDADEDVFFMRIECEFKAENWNLEAIKADFQAVIATPFQMSWEMYLQTDKPKMALFVSKYDHCLYDILGRYRAGELPLEIAIIISNHNDLEAVAHQFGIPFYHVPFTKEIKDIGEKQQLELLLQNQIDFIVLARYMQIITPNLIAQFKNRIINIHHSFLPAFPGAKPYHSAFKRGVKIIGATSHYVTEELDEGPIIEQDIARVSHSHSIDDYIMKGRDLERTVLARAIKLHAERKTMVYNNKTIVFV from the coding sequence ATGCAAAAAATTACAATCCTAATTCACTGCCCAGATCAAAAAGCAATTATTGCCTCTGTTACTAATTATATTGCCGCCATTGATGGGAATATCGTTTATTTAGACCAGCATGTAGATGCTGATGAAGATGTTTTTTTCATGCGTATTGAATGTGAATTCAAAGCTGAAAATTGGAATCTAGAAGCTATAAAAGCCGATTTTCAAGCAGTCATAGCTACACCGTTCCAAATGTCATGGGAAATGTACCTGCAAACTGACAAACCTAAAATGGCATTGTTTGTGTCTAAATACGACCATTGCTTATATGATATTCTTGGGCGTTATCGGGCGGGCGAATTGCCACTTGAAATCGCAATAATTATTAGTAATCATAACGATTTAGAAGCAGTAGCACATCAATTTGGAATTCCTTTTTATCATGTTCCTTTTACGAAAGAAATAAAAGATATAGGCGAAAAACAACAATTGGAATTACTCCTTCAAAACCAAATTGATTTTATTGTTTTGGCTCGCTACATGCAAATTATTACTCCAAATCTTATTGCACAATTTAAAAATCGGATCATCAACATTCATCATTCTTTTTTACCCGCTTTTCCGGGAGCCAAACCGTATCACTCTGCTTTTAAACGAGGTGTAAAAATCATTGGTGCTACAAGTCATTATGTAACCGAAGAATTAGACGAAGGCCCTATTATTGAACAAGACATAGCACGAGTTTCTCACAGTCATTCTATTGATGATTATATAATGAAGGGGCGTGACCTAGAACGAACGGTGTTGGCCAGAGCCATAAAATTGCACGCCGAACGCAAAACAATGGTGTATAATAATAAGACGATTGTGTTTGTGTAA
- a CDS encoding DUF4197 domain-containing protein — protein MKKIVILIAAISLSGCAEMQQVMNQFPQTQGIGGIDIAGGLKEALNNGISKQVTKLTATDGFYRNEAVKILLPEELRKVDTGLRKIGLSSLADEGLKVLNRAAEDAVKEATPIFVDAVRNMTITDAKTILLGNQNAATSYLQNSTSTALYGKFNPVIKNSFTKVGADKVWANIITKYNSIPLVNKVNPDLTDYVTKQALTGVFKMVAVEEKNIRTNLSSRNSVLLQKVFAMQDKK, from the coding sequence ATGAAAAAGATTGTAATACTGATCGCGGCGATTTCCCTTTCTGGTTGTGCCGAAATGCAACAAGTGATGAATCAATTTCCGCAAACGCAAGGCATTGGAGGCATTGATATTGCTGGTGGTTTAAAGGAAGCTTTAAACAACGGAATTTCGAAACAAGTTACAAAACTAACGGCTACTGATGGTTTTTATCGCAATGAGGCTGTTAAAATTTTATTGCCAGAGGAATTGCGAAAAGTAGATACTGGTTTGCGCAAAATAGGACTCAGTTCCCTTGCTGACGAAGGTTTAAAAGTATTGAACCGCGCTGCCGAAGATGCTGTAAAAGAGGCCACACCTATATTTGTAGACGCCGTGAGAAATATGACTATTACGGATGCCAAAACTATTTTGTTAGGCAATCAAAATGCGGCAACATCGTATTTGCAAAACAGTACTTCAACGGCATTGTACGGAAAATTTAATCCTGTAATTAAAAACTCGTTTACCAAAGTTGGCGCGGATAAAGTGTGGGCCAACATTATTACCAAATACAACAGCATTCCGCTGGTGAATAAAGTTAATCCTGACTTGACAGATTATGTGACTAAGCAAGCGCTAACAGGTGTTTTTAAAATGGTTGCCGTTGAGGAAAAGAATATTAGAACTAATTTGAGTTCCAGAAACTCTGTGTTACTCCAAAAAGTTTTTGCTATGCAAGACAAGAAGTAA
- a CDS encoding AraC family transcriptional regulator produces the protein MKIHLKFDYAQLTKKIIQEKLTDLGYKFNIIGFGEFNFLEKVPLAKMEELTAIFKEYGIDIVENQKSVLVQKIKDAIVEMVHTDKALNIKSSVYIAEKLNLNYTYLSNVFSEVTYTSIENFIIIQKIELAKNLMIKTSLNLTEISIQLNYSSVAHLSTQFKNTTGMTPSAFQKIIQKRREVAQKNN, from the coding sequence ATGAAAATACATTTGAAGTTTGATTACGCGCAGTTAACCAAAAAAATCATCCAAGAAAAACTTACTGATCTGGGTTACAAATTCAACATCATAGGTTTTGGTGAATTTAATTTTTTAGAAAAAGTACCTTTGGCAAAGATGGAAGAGCTAACTGCTATTTTCAAAGAATATGGTATTGATATTGTTGAAAATCAAAAAAGTGTTCTGGTCCAAAAAATAAAAGATGCAATAGTAGAGATGGTTCATACTGATAAGGCTTTGAATATAAAAAGCTCTGTCTATATTGCTGAAAAATTAAATTTGAATTATACGTATTTATCGAATGTTTTTTCAGAAGTAACCTATACTTCTATTGAGAATTTTATCATCATTCAAAAAATAGAATTAGCAAAGAACCTGATGATAAAAACCTCACTTAACTTAACTGAAATTTCGATTCAATTAAATTATTCCAGTGTGGCACATTTAAGCACACAATTCAAAAATACAACAGGAATGACACCATCGGCATTTCAAAAAATCATTCAAAAAAGAAGAGAAGTAGCCCAAAAAAACAATTAA
- a CDS encoding methylmalonyl-CoA mutase family protein translates to MEQQIPYIPNNKVRIVTAAALFDGHDAAINIMRRIIQSTGVEVIHLGHDRSVEEVVNTAIQEDANAIAITSYQGGHNEYFKYMYDLLQEKGAGQIKIFGGGGGVILPTEIAELQAYGITRIYAPDDGRAMGLQGMINDLVQQSDFPTGDKLTNEVEQLEAKNPTALARIISAAENFPDVAAKTLELIQKKNENCKTPVLGITGTGGAGKSSLVDELVRRFLIDFPEKTIGLISVDPSKRKTGGALLGDRIRMNAINNPRVYMRSLATRQSNLALSKYVADAIQVIKAANYDIIILETSGIGQSDTEIMDHSDVSLYVMTPEFGAATQLEKIDMLDFADLVAINKFDKRGSLDALRDVKKQYQRNHNLWDADLDTLPVFGTIASQFNDPGMNTLYKAIMDKVHEKTDSDLKSMFQITREMSEKIFVIPPHRTRYLSEIAESNRKYDVTALSQEQVAQKLYGIYKTIETVANKTPELNKAGINDDSVLPTAIELEKAGAAENKIFLNLLLNQFEKVKMDLDPYNWEIVLTWDEKVNKYKNPVYTFKVRDREIKMATHTESLSHSQIPKIALPKYKAWGDILRWCLQENVPGEFPFTAGLYPFKREGEDPSRMFAGEGGPERTNKRFHYVSAGLPAKRLSTAFDSVTLYGNDPHVRPDIYGKIGNAGVSICCLDDAKKLYSGFDLVHAMTSVSMTINGPAPMLLGFFMNAAIDQQCEIYIKENNLEAEVAAQIKAIYKQKGVERPQYQGDLPAGNNGLGLLLLGVTGDQVLPLEIYNDIKARTLSQVRGTVQADILKEDQAQNTCIFSTEFALRLMGDVQEYFITKNVRNFYSVSISGYHIAEAGANPITQLAFTLSNGFTYVEYYLSRGMNINDFGPNLSFFFSNGVDPEYAVIGRVARRIWAKAMKTKYGANERAQMLKYHIQTSGRSLHAQEIDFNDIRTTLQALYAIYDNCNSLHTNAYDEAITTPTEESVRRAMAIQLIINKELGLAKNENPIQGAFIIEELTDLVEAAVLLEFDRITERGGVLGAMETMYQRSKIQEESLYYETLKHTGEFPIVGVNTFLSSKGSPTVIPAEVIRATEEEKQYQIDMLNNLHQSNQDKVSAQLNSIQEAAIKNENLFEHLMEATKVCSLGQITAALFEVGGQYRRNM, encoded by the coding sequence ATGGAACAACAAATACCATATATCCCTAACAATAAAGTAAGAATTGTAACAGCAGCAGCTCTTTTTGATGGTCACGATGCAGCAATCAACATCATGCGTAGGATTATTCAATCTACAGGTGTGGAGGTGATTCACTTAGGTCATGACCGAAGTGTAGAAGAAGTTGTAAATACAGCAATTCAAGAAGATGCAAATGCTATTGCCATCACTTCTTATCAAGGTGGTCATAATGAGTACTTTAAATATATGTATGATTTGCTTCAAGAAAAAGGAGCGGGTCAAATAAAAATTTTTGGAGGTGGAGGCGGAGTAATTTTACCTACTGAAATTGCTGAACTTCAAGCTTACGGTATTACCCGCATTTATGCTCCAGATGATGGACGCGCGATGGGGTTACAAGGAATGATTAACGACTTGGTTCAACAATCTGATTTTCCTACTGGAGATAAATTAACCAATGAAGTGGAGCAATTAGAGGCGAAAAATCCAACAGCTCTAGCCCGAATCATATCTGCAGCAGAAAATTTCCCTGATGTTGCTGCTAAAACATTGGAACTGATCCAAAAAAAGAATGAAAATTGTAAAACACCAGTACTGGGAATTACAGGTACGGGTGGTGCAGGAAAATCATCTTTAGTTGATGAATTAGTGCGTCGTTTCTTGATTGATTTTCCTGAAAAAACAATTGGGTTAATCTCTGTAGATCCATCTAAAAGAAAAACAGGTGGAGCACTTCTGGGTGATAGAATCCGTATGAATGCCATCAATAATCCACGTGTATACATGCGTTCATTGGCAACACGTCAGTCTAATTTGGCTTTGTCAAAATATGTTGCTGATGCTATTCAAGTCATCAAAGCGGCAAACTATGATATTATTATTTTAGAAACTTCAGGAATCGGTCAGTCTGATACTGAGATTATGGACCACTCTGATGTTTCTTTGTACGTAATGACTCCAGAGTTTGGTGCTGCAACCCAATTGGAAAAAATTGACATGCTTGATTTTGCGGATTTGGTAGCGATAAATAAATTTGACAAACGCGGTTCTCTAGATGCGTTGCGTGATGTAAAAAAACAATACCAGCGCAACCATAACCTTTGGGATGCTGATTTAGATACACTTCCTGTTTTCGGGACAATTGCTTCGCAGTTTAACGATCCAGGGATGAATACGCTGTACAAAGCGATTATGGATAAAGTCCATGAAAAAACGGATTCTGATTTGAAATCTATGTTTCAAATTACGCGCGAAATGAGTGAGAAAATCTTTGTGATTCCGCCGCACAGAACCCGTTATTTGTCTGAAATTGCAGAGAGTAACCGCAAATATGATGTGACTGCCTTGAGCCAAGAACAAGTTGCTCAAAAATTATATGGTATTTACAAAACCATTGAAACGGTTGCTAATAAAACACCGGAGTTGAACAAAGCAGGGATCAATGATGATTCTGTTTTACCAACAGCTATAGAACTTGAAAAAGCAGGTGCTGCCGAAAATAAAATATTCTTAAATCTTTTACTAAATCAGTTTGAAAAAGTAAAAATGGATTTAGATCCATACAACTGGGAGATTGTTTTAACTTGGGATGAAAAAGTAAACAAGTATAAAAATCCGGTTTATACGTTTAAAGTGCGTGATCGCGAAATTAAAATGGCTACACATACCGAGTCATTATCGCATTCACAAATTCCGAAAATTGCTTTGCCAAAGTACAAAGCTTGGGGCGATATTTTACGTTGGTGTCTACAGGAAAATGTTCCAGGAGAATTTCCTTTTACCGCAGGTTTATATCCTTTTAAGCGTGAAGGAGAAGATCCTTCAAGAATGTTTGCTGGTGAAGGCGGACCAGAAAGAACCAACAAACGTTTTCATTATGTAAGTGCAGGATTGCCAGCCAAAAGATTGTCAACAGCATTTGATAGTGTGACTTTATATGGAAACGATCCGCATGTGCGTCCAGATATTTATGGAAAAATTGGTAATGCCGGAGTTTCTATTTGTTGTCTAGATGATGCTAAAAAATTATACTCAGGTTTTGATTTAGTACATGCAATGACTTCGGTTAGTATGACAATCAACGGACCAGCTCCTATGCTGCTTGGTTTTTTTATGAATGCTGCAATCGATCAGCAGTGCGAAATTTACATCAAAGAAAATAACCTTGAAGCTGAAGTTGCTGCTCAAATCAAAGCAATTTACAAGCAAAAAGGGGTAGAAAGACCACAATATCAAGGTGATTTGCCTGCAGGAAATAATGGTTTAGGGTTACTGCTTTTGGGAGTTACAGGAGATCAGGTTTTGCCTTTGGAAATTTACAATGATATTAAAGCAAGAACCTTATCACAAGTGCGTGGAACGGTTCAGGCTGATATTCTAAAAGAAGATCAAGCACAAAATACTTGTATTTTCTCTACAGAATTCGCTTTGCGTTTAATGGGTGATGTTCAGGAATACTTTATTACTAAAAACGTTAGAAACTTTTATTCGGTTTCTATCTCAGGATATCACATTGCTGAGGCTGGTGCAAACCCAATTACACAATTGGCTTTTACCCTTTCTAATGGATTCACGTATGTAGAATATTATTTGAGCCGTGGTATGAATATAAATGATTTTGGACCTAATTTATCATTCTTCTTTTCGAATGGGGTAGATCCAGAATACGCTGTAATAGGTAGAGTAGCGCGCAGAATTTGGGCGAAAGCCATGAAAACAAAATATGGTGCTAATGAAAGAGCGCAAATGTTGAAATACCATATTCAAACTTCTGGACGTTCATTACATGCACAAGAAATTGATTTCAACGATATCCGTACTACATTGCAAGCTTTATATGCAATTTATGACAACTGTAACTCATTGCATACCAATGCGTATGACGAAGCTATTACGACACCAACTGAAGAAAGTGTTCGTCGTGCCATGGCAATTCAGTTGATTATCAATAAGGAATTAGGTCTAGCCAAAAATGAAAACCCAATTCAAGGTGCTTTTATTATTGAAGAATTAACAGATCTTGTTGAAGCTGCTGTATTACTAGAATTTGATAGAATTACAGAGCGTGGTGGCGTTCTTGGTGCTATGGAAACGATGTACCAACGTAGTAAAATTCAAGAAGAAAGTTTGTACTATGAAACCTTAAAACATACCGGTGAATTCCCAATAGTGGGTGTGAACACCTTCTTAAGTTCTAAAGGTTCTCCAACCGTAATTCCAGCTGAAGTAATTCGTGCTACCGAAGAAGAGAAACAATACCAGATTGATATGTTGAATAATCTTCACCAATCAAATCAAGATAAGGTAAGTGCACAACTTAATAGCATTCAAGAAGCGGCTATTAAAAATGAAAATTTATTTGAACACTTGATGGAAGCAACAAAGGTTTGTTCGTTAGGACAAATTACGGCGGCTTTGTTTGAAGTAGGTGGTCAGTACAGGCGTAATATGTAA
- a CDS encoding alpha/beta fold hydrolase — MINYTIYENKNTDQWVTFVHGAGGSSSIWFKQIRDFKKQYNVLLLDLRGHGESKTTLKTAFKQKYTFSALANDILEVLDHLHIKKSHFVGISLGTILIRQLAEMYPERVQSMILGGAILKMNFRSQVLMRLGNMFKYVLPYLVLYKFFAFVIMPKKSHKQSRLLFINEAKKLYQKEFIKWFKLTAEINPVLKWFRQVELNIPTLYVMGEEDYMFLPSVRKVVESHYKSSKLFVVENSGHVVNVEQPNIFNEAVLSFLKNKR; from the coding sequence GTGATCAATTACACCATTTACGAGAATAAAAATACCGATCAGTGGGTTACTTTTGTCCACGGAGCAGGCGGAAGCTCGTCTATTTGGTTCAAACAAATTCGAGATTTCAAAAAGCAATACAATGTTTTGCTACTCGATTTGCGAGGTCATGGTGAATCAAAAACGACTCTAAAAACCGCTTTCAAACAAAAATATACTTTTTCGGCTTTAGCCAATGATATTCTCGAAGTCTTAGATCATTTACACATTAAAAAATCCCATTTTGTAGGCATTTCATTAGGAACAATTTTAATCAGGCAATTGGCTGAAATGTACCCAGAACGCGTGCAAAGCATGATTTTGGGCGGTGCCATTCTCAAAATGAATTTTCGATCGCAAGTATTAATGCGCTTGGGGAATATGTTTAAATACGTGTTGCCTTATTTGGTTTTATACAAGTTTTTTGCATTTGTAATCATGCCAAAGAAAAGCCACAAACAATCTCGATTGCTGTTTATTAATGAAGCTAAAAAGTTGTACCAAAAAGAATTTATTAAGTGGTTCAAGCTTACAGCCGAAATCAATCCGGTTCTTAAATGGTTCCGTCAAGTTGAATTGAATATCCCCACTTTATATGTAATGGGGGAGGAAGATTATATGTTTTTACCATCAGTTCGTAAAGTGGTCGAGAGTCATTACAAATCTTCAAAACTTTTTGTGGTCGAAAATTCAGGTCATGTGGTCAACGTCGAGCAACCTAATATTTTTAATGAGGCTGTTCTTTCTTTCCTAAAAAATAAAAGGTAA